In the Cellulomonas sp. C5510 genome, CCGCCGTGCAGCGCCAGCACGCCGGCGAGCTCCCGGGCGTGGGCCCGCACGAGGCGGGCCCCGGTGCGGCGGACGGTGGGGCCGTCAGCGATCGGCAGGAGCATCGGTGCCCTCCGGGGCGTCGGGGTGCGGGTCATCGGCAGGGGTGCCGGGCGGGGCGGCCGGCGGCTCCGGCGGCAGGGCCTCGTGCCGCCCCGGCGGCGGCAGCACCACGTGCCCGTCCCGGCGCCGTGCAGGGGGCGGCACGCGCTGCGCCGGCGGCGCGGGGGCCGGCAGCGTGCCGGCGTGCACGCCCTCGTCCCACAGGGCGTCCACCCCGCCGGCCTCGGCCCCTCCCGGGTCGACCCCCGGCTCCGGCTCGGCGGGCGAGCTCGTCCGCGCCACGACCGAGCGGTACAGGTCGCCGACCTCGTCGGCGCGCCGCAGCAGCTCCCCGTGGGTGCCGCTGCCGACCACCCGGCCGTGGTCCATCACCTGCACGACGTCGACGCGGTCGAGCAGCAGCGGGCTCTCGGTGACGACCACCGTGGTCCGTCCCTCGCGCGCCCGCCGCACGCCGCCCGCGATGAGGGACTCGGTGTGCGCGTCCACCGCGGACGTCGGCTCGACCAGCACCAGCACCTCCGCGTCGGTGAGCAGCGCCCGGGCCAGGCTGAGCCGCTGCCGCTGCCCGCCGGAGAAGGTCCGGCCGCGCTCGGCGACGGGCGCCCCCAGCCCGCCGGGCAGCGCGTCGACCGTCTCCCGGGCTGCCGCCGCGTCCAGCGCCGCGTCGATCCGCCCGTGCCGGGGGTGCGCGCGGGCGCGGTCCGGCTCCCGCACGGCCAGGACGTCGAGGCCGTCGCCGAGCGGTCCCGCGAACAGGTGCGGCGTGGTGTCGCTGACGACGATGCGGCGGCGGACCTCGCGCACCCGCACCGCCCGGTGGTCGACCCCGCCCCAGAGCACGGGTGCGTCGCGCAGCGCCGCGTCGTCGAACCGGCCCAGGCGGGTCGCGACCGCGGCGGCCGCGTCCGGGTCGGTGTCGACGACCGCCGTGAACCGGCCGGGGGCCACGACCAGGCCGGACGCGGTGTCCTCGAGCCCGGCACCGCGCGGCGGTGGCTCCACCGGGTCGCCGGGGTCCTGCACCGCCGGCCGGATGCGCAGGACCGCCAGCACCCGGCGCGCCGCCACCACGCCGCGCGTGAACACCTGGGCGGCCTCGGCCCCGGTGCGCAGCGGGACCACGAGGAACGTCGCGTAGCCGTAGAGCGTCACGAGCTCCCCCGCCGTGAGGGACCCGGCCGCCACCAGCCGCGCGCCCGCCCACACGAGCGCGGCGACGAGCACACCGGGCAGCAGCACCTGCATGCCGTCGAGCCACGACTGCGTGCGGGCGACCTCGACGGCGGCGACCCGGGCACGCTGCGACTGCCGGGCGTACCGGTCGACGAACGCGTCCTCGCCGCCGATGCCGCGCAGCACCCGCAGCCCGGCCACCGTGTCCGCGCCGAGCGTCGTCAGCAGGCCGGTCTCGTGCCGGTACGCCTGCTGCCGCCTCTGGAGCGGGCCGATCAGCAGCGAGAGCGCGGCGGCCAGCACGGGCACGCCCACCAGCACGAGCACGCCGAGCGCGGACGACCGCGCGGCGACGACAGCAGCGACGCACAGGTACGCCACGAGCCCTCCGGCGAGCCGCGCGACCACGTCGAACATCTCCCCGAGCCGCAGCGTGTCGCCCGACACCGTCGCGACGATCTCGCCCTGCGCCGTGGTGGCGGTGATCGCGTGCCCGGTGCCGGCCGAGTGGTGCCCGACGAGGCGCGCGACCCCCAGCGACGAGCGCAGCCAGTTCGTCACGGCCATCCGGTGCCGGAGCGTGGTCGTCGCCGCCTGCGCCACGGCCACGGCCAGCAGGGCGCCGCACCACCCGAGCACGTCGCGGGGCTCGCCCGTCACGCCCTCGTCGACAGCCCGGCCCAGCAGGTACGGCCACGCGACCTGGCAGAGCATCCACAGCACGCCGAACAGCACGCCGCCGACCAGGGTCCCTGGCTGGCGTGCTGCCTGCCAGAGCAGGAACCGGGGCACGGACGACAGCGGCGGGACCTCGCGGTCCCGCCGTCTGCCGCTCACCTCGG is a window encoding:
- a CDS encoding ABC transporter ATP-binding protein, with translation MSGRRRDREVPPLSSVPRFLLWQAARQPGTLVGGVLFGVLWMLCQVAWPYLLGRAVDEGVTGEPRDVLGWCGALLAVAVAQAATTTLRHRMAVTNWLRSSLGVARLVGHHSAGTGHAITATTAQGEIVATVSGDTLRLGEMFDVVARLAGGLVAYLCVAAVVAARSSALGVLVLVGVPVLAAALSLLIGPLQRRQQAYRHETGLLTTLGADTVAGLRVLRGIGGEDAFVDRYARQSQRARVAAVEVARTQSWLDGMQVLLPGVLVAALVWAGARLVAAGSLTAGELVTLYGYATFLVVPLRTGAEAAQVFTRGVVAARRVLAVLRIRPAVQDPGDPVEPPPRGAGLEDTASGLVVAPGRFTAVVDTDPDAAAAVATRLGRFDDAALRDAPVLWGGVDHRAVRVREVRRRIVVSDTTPHLFAGPLGDGLDVLAVREPDRARAHPRHGRIDAALDAAAARETVDALPGGLGAPVAERGRTFSGGQRQRLSLARALLTDAEVLVLVEPTSAVDAHTESLIAGGVRRAREGRTTVVVTESPLLLDRVDVVQVMDHGRVVGSGTHGELLRRADEVGDLYRSVVARTSSPAEPEPGVDPGGAEAGGVDALWDEGVHAGTLPAPAPPAQRVPPPARRRDGHVVLPPPGRHEALPPEPPAAPPGTPADDPHPDAPEGTDAPADR